Proteins found in one Candidatus Methylomirabilota bacterium genomic segment:
- a CDS encoding VOC family protein → MASTDTNGTNGSPVTPPAHAQAPRAINHLVLNVRNMEVSHKFWTEIIGFRCVAELKQTPGRVRPKMRFYSGVDAQGGLTHHDLALAELPPASQDGSEPPEWSLMPGRPGLNHVAIAWPDRESWVKQVAWLQAKGVKFLRRINHGMTHSVYIADPDGHGIEVLYELPREVWEGDIDGAQNFAEVLPTEGPDALIDRTDNPVFKA, encoded by the coding sequence ATGGCCAGCACTGACACGAACGGCACCAACGGCTCGCCCGTCACGCCCCCCGCCCACGCCCAGGCGCCGCGGGCCATCAATCACCTGGTGCTGAACGTGCGGAACATGGAGGTCTCGCACAAGTTCTGGACGGAGATCATCGGCTTCAGGTGCGTGGCCGAGCTCAAGCAGACGCCCGGACGCGTGCGGCCCAAGATGCGCTTCTACAGCGGCGTGGACGCCCAGGGCGGGCTGACCCATCACGACCTCGCCCTCGCCGAGCTGCCGCCGGCGAGCCAGGACGGAAGCGAGCCGCCCGAGTGGAGCCTCATGCCGGGCCGCCCCGGCTTGAACCACGTGGCCATCGCCTGGCCCGATCGCGAGTCCTGGGTCAAGCAGGTGGCGTGGCTCCAGGCCAAGGGCGTGAAGTTCCTCCGGCGCATCAATCACGGCATGACCCACAGCGTCTACATCGCCGATCCCGACGGGCACGGCATCGAGGTGCTCTACGAGCTGCCGCGGGAGGTCTGGGAAGGCGACATCGACGGCGCGCAGAACTTTGCCGAGGTGCTGCCGACCGAGGGGCCCGACGCGCTCATCGACCGCACCGACAATCCGGTGTTCAAGGCCTGA